A genomic stretch from Corynebacterium faecale includes:
- a CDS encoding RluA family pseudouridine synthase yields the protein MEQKSKATFQEVAITESHAGRRLDKYLRSQLKGVPASVIFRKLRTGQIKVNGRKSKPDYRIQNGDVLKMLQMDLPQDLPPPVTLPPPLLKQIEHSIIHEDSELIVLNKPADIAVHVGTGVAGGVIEALRQLRPDEHDLELVHRLDRETSGLLMVAKTSSMLRHLQQVLREDDHSIPRRYLLLVRGHWPDHVRQVDAPLLRTDSAVRVNERGQDALTFFEVQRRYGQRATLVKARLTTGRKHQIRVHARHAGHPIAGDRKYGDDRFSRSINTRHMFLHSSELSVPMPDGSVQEFSAPMPVHWKPALSLLSAKNS from the coding sequence ATGGAGCAGAAAAGCAAAGCCACTTTCCAGGAGGTGGCAATCACGGAGTCGCATGCGGGTCGGCGGCTGGATAAGTACCTTCGGTCACAACTCAAAGGTGTGCCCGCCTCGGTGATCTTCCGGAAGCTGCGCACGGGTCAGATCAAGGTCAATGGGCGAAAATCCAAGCCGGATTACCGCATCCAGAATGGTGATGTGCTGAAGATGCTCCAGATGGATCTTCCGCAGGATCTTCCACCACCGGTAACGCTTCCTCCGCCCCTGCTCAAACAGATCGAACACAGCATCATCCACGAGGATTCGGAACTGATTGTGCTGAATAAGCCTGCCGATATCGCGGTGCACGTGGGTACCGGTGTCGCTGGCGGCGTCATCGAGGCCCTGCGTCAGTTGCGGCCGGACGAACATGATCTTGAATTGGTGCACCGCCTGGACCGTGAAACCTCCGGTCTGCTCATGGTGGCCAAGACCTCATCCATGCTCCGTCACCTCCAGCAGGTGCTGCGGGAGGATGACCATTCCATTCCGCGACGGTATCTGCTTCTTGTCCGGGGGCATTGGCCGGACCATGTCAGGCAGGTGGATGCGCCACTCCTGCGCACTGACTCCGCGGTCAGGGTGAATGAGCGGGGCCAGGACGCGCTGACATTTTTTGAGGTGCAGCGTAGGTACGGGCAACGGGCAACGCTGGTCAAGGCCCGTTTAACCACCGGGCGTAAACATCAGATCCGGGTCCATGCACGTCATGCGGGGCACCCGATCGCGGGGGATCGTAAATATGGTGATGATCGCTTCAGCCGGTCAATCAACACCAGGCATATGTTTTTGCACTCATCGGAACTGAGCGTGCCCATGCCGGATGGCAGCGTTCAGGAGTTCTCCGCCCCTATGCCGGTGCATTGGAAGCCTGCGTTATCCCTGCTCAGCGCCAAGAACAGCTAG
- a CDS encoding thioredoxin domain-containing protein, with protein sequence MTSAVNPYEGDRDGASTSVPIPGKAWALVLGAALIAGAGGYLAGQQTGTTSFALATGGQVVAGTDTAGPTMLDDALYDATIYGPGGTLTGSNDITAIHRRDAADPFAIGALDAPVVISEFSDTECPFCARYTTDTEAQIIEKYVGTGLVRIEWNDMPINGEHADAGAKAIRAAAEQGKFHEFKTELYANHPTAGGHPEFTIDDYVRFAETAGVSDLNLFRAHATDDSFTASVEAARSYGQQIGITGTPSFLVGTQFISGAQPFENFDRAILGELAVLGAEQG encoded by the coding sequence ATGACTTCAGCAGTTAATCCATACGAAGGGGATCGGGACGGGGCGTCGACAAGCGTCCCTATCCCAGGCAAAGCCTGGGCACTCGTTCTGGGCGCCGCGCTCATCGCGGGTGCCGGTGGTTACCTTGCCGGACAACAGACCGGCACCACCTCTTTTGCGCTTGCCACAGGTGGCCAGGTGGTGGCCGGCACCGACACTGCCGGTCCAACCATGCTTGACGACGCCCTCTACGACGCCACCATTTACGGCCCCGGTGGCACGTTGACCGGTTCCAACGACATCACCGCCATCCACCGCCGCGACGCCGCCGACCCCTTCGCCATCGGGGCGCTCGACGCACCCGTGGTCATCTCTGAATTCTCCGACACCGAATGCCCCTTCTGCGCCCGCTACACCACCGACACCGAAGCCCAGATCATTGAAAAATACGTGGGTACCGGCCTGGTGCGCATCGAGTGGAATGACATGCCCATCAACGGCGAACACGCCGATGCCGGAGCCAAGGCCATCCGCGCCGCAGCAGAGCAGGGGAAATTCCACGAGTTTAAAACCGAGCTCTACGCCAACCACCCCACCGCCGGCGGGCACCCCGAATTCACCATCGATGATTATGTCCGCTTCGCCGAAACCGCCGGCGTGTCCGATCTGAATCTCTTCCGCGCACATGCCACCGATGACAGTTTCACCGCATCGGTGGAGGCCGCGCGATCCTATGGGCAGCAGATCGGAATCACCGGAACCCCCTCATTCCTGGTGGGCACACAGTTCATCTCAGGCGCGCAGCCCTTCGAAAACTTCGACCGCGCCATCCTGGGCGAACTAGCTGTTCTTGGCGCTGAGCAGGGATAA
- a CDS encoding glycoside hydrolase family 3 protein gives MLQNSTQPDLGARASNIIEVDGLKFKDLDGDGQLSPYEDWRLSAEERATDLVERMTTEEKAGLMIIGSHHPGHSSFLPNPKEGQLLNEEDVWRTENPITGVPFTEPVLVTSSTDGAINERHQRYLIVRDNLRPAELATWTNAVQEIAERSRLGIPVVFASNPRNHVALVAQFGVNESAGVFSEWPGELGLAALRDPELMETFGEKIAKEWRAGGIHKLYGYMADLASEPRWSRFNGTFGEDPELISDYIAAVVRGMQGPSLSAASVSTTIKHFPGGGVRLDGHDPHFAWGQTNEYPTENALAQYHLPPFQAAVDAGCASIMPYYARPMNNSAPQLEEQLWMNPTTQFEEVAFAYNRTFLQDLLRDKMGFKGYINSDSGVIDAMMWGVEDLTEPERFAAAVRAGTEIFSDMSNPARLLEAVSQGHLEDSELNGPVTRLLTEIFQLGLFENPYVSEDTAEAVIGAEEVSAMGRKAQLDSVTLLRGNDDLLPLKTDSAVKVYAWVTGRTKIDQVQGKLEDAFREVFPQVELVASEAEADLAFVWARPEIALFEDDREGVSLSVDPRDNGVDVDRVQAIQAAVPTILAVNFTNPWILSELEPGAAAVVGTYEIKPDIILRSLAGEEGGPKGKLPLTVPASAQVIADSPRDVPGMFLGSDYTYVDSTGVAYAYGHGLTL, from the coding sequence ATGTTGCAGAATTCCACACAGCCCGATCTCGGTGCCAGGGCATCGAATATCATCGAAGTAGATGGTCTGAAATTCAAGGACCTCGACGGTGACGGACAGCTGTCCCCCTACGAAGACTGGCGCTTAAGCGCCGAAGAGCGCGCCACTGACCTGGTGGAACGCATGACCACAGAAGAAAAAGCCGGCCTCATGATCATCGGCTCCCATCACCCCGGCCATTCCTCCTTCCTGCCGAACCCGAAGGAGGGCCAGCTGCTCAATGAAGAGGATGTCTGGCGCACGGAGAACCCCATCACGGGTGTCCCCTTCACCGAACCGGTCCTGGTCACCTCCTCCACAGACGGTGCCATCAATGAGCGCCACCAGCGTTACCTGATCGTCCGTGACAACCTCCGGCCCGCGGAACTGGCTACCTGGACCAACGCCGTCCAGGAGATCGCCGAGCGCTCCCGCCTCGGTATCCCCGTGGTGTTCGCCTCCAATCCACGCAACCACGTGGCACTGGTCGCACAGTTCGGTGTCAATGAATCCGCTGGCGTGTTCTCCGAATGGCCGGGCGAGCTGGGCCTGGCGGCGCTGCGTGATCCGGAACTGATGGAAACCTTCGGCGAGAAGATTGCCAAGGAGTGGCGCGCCGGGGGCATTCACAAGCTCTACGGCTACATGGCTGACCTGGCGTCTGAACCACGCTGGTCGCGTTTCAACGGCACCTTCGGTGAGGATCCGGAACTGATCTCCGACTACATCGCCGCCGTGGTCCGCGGAATGCAGGGACCATCCCTGTCTGCTGCATCGGTGTCCACCACCATCAAGCATTTCCCCGGTGGTGGCGTGCGACTGGATGGCCACGATCCACACTTCGCCTGGGGGCAGACCAATGAGTACCCCACCGAAAATGCCCTCGCCCAGTACCACCTGCCACCATTCCAGGCGGCGGTGGACGCAGGGTGCGCTTCGATCATGCCGTACTACGCACGCCCCATGAACAACTCCGCCCCGCAGCTGGAGGAACAGCTGTGGATGAACCCCACCACCCAGTTCGAGGAGGTCGCGTTCGCCTACAACCGCACCTTCCTGCAGGACCTGCTGCGCGACAAGATGGGCTTCAAGGGATATATCAACTCCGACTCCGGTGTTATCGACGCCATGATGTGGGGCGTGGAGGATCTCACCGAACCTGAGCGTTTCGCCGCCGCCGTCCGCGCCGGCACCGAGATCTTCTCCGACATGTCCAACCCGGCGCGCCTGCTGGAGGCCGTCTCCCAGGGGCACCTGGAGGATTCCGAACTCAACGGCCCCGTCACCCGTCTGCTCACCGAAATCTTCCAGCTCGGCCTCTTCGAGAACCCCTATGTATCTGAAGACACCGCCGAAGCTGTCATCGGTGCGGAGGAAGTCTCCGCGATGGGCCGTAAGGCACAGCTGGATTCCGTCACCCTGCTCCGTGGCAATGATGACCTGCTGCCGTTGAAGACCGACAGCGCAGTCAAGGTCTATGCCTGGGTGACCGGACGCACCAAGATTGACCAGGTCCAGGGCAAACTCGAGGATGCCTTCCGCGAGGTGTTCCCACAGGTGGAACTGGTGGCTTCTGAAGCTGAGGCCGATCTGGCCTTCGTCTGGGCGCGCCCGGAGATCGCCCTGTTTGAAGATGACCGCGAGGGGGTGTCCCTGTCTGTGGATCCACGTGACAACGGTGTGGATGTGGACCGCGTCCAGGCCATCCAGGCTGCAGTACCTACGATCCTGGCGGTCAACTTCACCAACCCGTGGATCCTGTCGGAACTGGAACCGGGTGCAGCCGCCGTGGTGGGCACCTATGAGATCAAGCCGGACATCATTCTCCGTTCCCTGGCTGGTGAAGAGGGTGGGCCGAAGGGCAAACTGCCACTGACGGTTCCTGCCTCTGCACAGGTGATCGCGGATTCCCCACGTGATGTGCCGGGCATGTTCCTGGGCTCTGACTACACATATGTGGATTCCACCGGTGTGGCCTACGCCTATGGGCACGGTCTGACACTGTAG
- a CDS encoding S-(hydroxymethyl)mycothiol dehydrogenase, producing MSFTVSGIIARSKGAPVEKVDVIVPDPGTNDVIVDIQACGVCHTDLAYRDGDISDEFPYLLGHEAAGVVSVVGENVTHVEVGDFVVLNWRAVCGECRACKKGDPKYCFNTHNASKKMTLEDGTELSPALGIGSFIEKTLVHEGQCTKVNPDVDPAAAGLLGCGIMAGLGAAVNTADIKRGESVAVFGLGGVGMSAIAGAKLAGASKIIAVDVDPRKLEWAKEFGATDVIDSSQLSGEGEESEVVARIRELTDGFGTDVSIDAVGIMPTWQQAFYSRDHAGRMVMVGVPNLTSRIDIPAIDFYGRGGSLRPAWYGDCLPERDFPTYVELHLQGRFPLDKFVSERIGLDDVEEAFNTMKAGDVLRSVVEL from the coding sequence ATGAGCTTTACCGTTTCCGGCATCATCGCCAGGTCCAAGGGTGCACCGGTGGAAAAGGTGGATGTTATTGTCCCGGACCCGGGTACCAATGATGTCATCGTGGACATCCAGGCCTGCGGTGTCTGCCACACTGACCTGGCTTACCGTGACGGCGATATCTCTGATGAGTTCCCGTACCTGCTCGGCCACGAAGCCGCTGGTGTGGTCTCTGTGGTGGGGGAGAACGTCACCCACGTTGAGGTCGGTGACTTCGTGGTGCTGAACTGGCGTGCGGTGTGTGGCGAATGCCGTGCCTGCAAGAAGGGTGATCCGAAGTACTGCTTCAACACCCACAACGCCTCCAAGAAGATGACCCTGGAAGATGGCACCGAGCTGTCCCCGGCGCTGGGCATCGGCTCCTTCATTGAAAAGACGCTGGTCCATGAAGGCCAGTGCACCAAGGTCAACCCTGATGTGGATCCAGCGGCAGCCGGTCTGCTCGGCTGCGGCATCATGGCCGGCCTGGGCGCTGCGGTGAACACCGCGGATATCAAGCGTGGAGAATCTGTGGCTGTGTTCGGTCTGGGCGGTGTGGGCATGTCTGCCATCGCCGGTGCCAAGCTGGCGGGTGCCTCCAAGATCATCGCCGTGGACGTTGATCCCCGCAAGCTCGAGTGGGCGAAGGAATTCGGTGCCACCGATGTCATTGATTCCTCCCAGCTCTCCGGTGAGGGCGAGGAATCCGAGGTGGTTGCCCGGATCCGTGAGCTCACCGACGGCTTCGGCACGGATGTCTCGATCGACGCAGTGGGCATCATGCCGACCTGGCAGCAGGCCTTCTACTCACGCGATCACGCCGGTCGCATGGTGATGGTGGGTGTTCCGAACCTGACCTCACGCATTGACATCCCCGCGATTGATTTCTACGGCCGCGGTGGTTCCCTGCGTCCTGCCTGGTACGGCGACTGCCTGCCGGAGCGAGACTTCCCAACCTATGTGGAACTGCACCTGCAGGGTCGTTTCCCATTGGACAAATTCGTATCTGAGCGCATCGGACTGGATGACGTCGAGGAGGCCTTCAACACCATGAAGGCTGGCGATGTCCTCCGTTCCGTGGTGGAGTTATAA
- a CDS encoding MBL fold metallo-hydrolase — translation MAHHDLRVENIVTSGIFALDGGEWEVDNNIWIVGNNEEVFIIDAAHNATPIMNAVGGRKVKGILCSHAHNDHITVAPELAAEFDAPIFVHPGDQMLWEETHGDLKHEDLANGQKFEIAGTELHVLTTPGHSPGSCCFYLPEADELFSGDTLFQGGPGATGRKYSSFDTIIESLQTSILDLPAETTVRTGHGDHTTIGAEAPHLEEWIRRGH, via the coding sequence ATGGCACATCATGATTTGAGAGTAGAAAACATTGTCACCTCCGGGATCTTCGCCCTCGACGGCGGGGAATGGGAGGTGGACAACAACATCTGGATCGTGGGCAACAACGAAGAAGTCTTCATCATCGACGCCGCCCACAACGCCACCCCGATCATGAACGCCGTGGGTGGCCGCAAGGTGAAGGGCATCCTGTGCTCCCACGCCCACAATGACCACATCACCGTCGCCCCTGAACTGGCTGCGGAATTCGACGCACCCATCTTCGTCCACCCGGGGGATCAGATGCTGTGGGAGGAAACCCACGGTGACCTCAAGCACGAGGATCTGGCCAATGGTCAGAAATTCGAGATCGCCGGCACCGAACTGCACGTGCTCACCACCCCGGGCCATTCACCAGGCTCCTGCTGCTTCTACCTTCCCGAAGCAGATGAGCTGTTCTCCGGTGACACCCTCTTCCAGGGCGGACCGGGTGCCACAGGGCGCAAATACAGCTCCTTTGACACCATCATCGAATCCCTGCAGACCTCCATCCTGGATCTGCCCGCAGAGACCACCGTGCGCACCGGACACGGCGACCACACCACCATCGGTGCCGAGGCACCGCATCTGGAGGAATGGATCCGACGGGGTCACTAG
- a CDS encoding MFS transporter, giving the protein MNVNKRGQRQVWLAVALSVFTVAWGGNEFTPLLVLYREQGIFTDLFIDMMLVCYAVGVAVGLLAGGPLSDRYGRRALMLPAPLIAALGSAFIASGEELGLLMAIGRTLSGISVGMAMTVGGSWIKELSHPRFEPGVKASEGARRASMSLTAGFALGPAVAGVMAQWLPLPGQLPYLLHIVLSLVLLPIILTAPETRQSAHLQIKGSFWADILVPSVKNKRFLFVVVPMAPWVFGAGFVSYAILPTLLRDMVSASVAYSALIALVTLGSGFAIQQFGPQIMGESRTRGPILAMAVTVVGMAGSVWVAADPHPWWALLVCAILGLSYGLGMFMGLAETQRIATPTDLAGLTGIFYCLTYTGMIFPAVLTRLSDFFTYPQMLGFGAVVAVLCLGIVSVTARKL; this is encoded by the coding sequence ATGAATGTGAATAAGCGCGGACAGCGACAGGTCTGGCTGGCGGTGGCACTCTCGGTATTCACTGTGGCATGGGGCGGAAATGAATTCACCCCGCTGCTGGTGCTCTACCGCGAACAGGGCATCTTCACCGACCTGTTCATCGACATGATGCTGGTCTGCTACGCCGTCGGCGTGGCCGTGGGACTCCTGGCCGGTGGCCCACTCTCAGACCGTTATGGTCGACGCGCACTCATGCTCCCCGCACCCCTGATCGCAGCACTCGGCTCAGCATTCATCGCCTCGGGCGAAGAACTGGGGCTGCTCATGGCGATCGGTAGGACCCTGTCGGGTATCTCCGTGGGCATGGCCATGACCGTGGGCGGCTCCTGGATCAAGGAACTATCCCATCCACGTTTTGAGCCCGGGGTTAAAGCCAGCGAGGGTGCGCGCCGGGCATCAATGTCTCTCACCGCGGGTTTCGCCCTCGGCCCGGCGGTGGCGGGAGTGATGGCACAGTGGTTGCCCTTGCCCGGTCAATTGCCGTACCTGCTGCACATTGTGTTGTCCCTGGTCCTGCTCCCGATCATCCTCACTGCCCCGGAAACCCGCCAGTCCGCACACCTGCAAATCAAGGGCTCCTTCTGGGCCGATATTCTGGTCCCCTCGGTGAAGAACAAGCGTTTCCTGTTTGTGGTGGTTCCAATGGCACCGTGGGTGTTCGGTGCGGGCTTTGTCTCCTATGCCATTTTGCCCACCCTCCTGCGGGACATGGTGAGCGCTTCGGTGGCCTACTCGGCGCTGATCGCTCTGGTGACGCTGGGATCGGGTTTTGCCATCCAGCAGTTCGGCCCTCAGATCATGGGGGAGAGCCGTACCCGGGGACCGATCCTGGCCATGGCCGTCACCGTGGTGGGCATGGCGGGATCAGTGTGGGTGGCAGCAGATCCGCATCCGTGGTGGGCGCTGCTGGTCTGCGCGATACTCGGATTGTCCTATGGTCTGGGCATGTTCATGGGACTGGCGGAGACGCAACGGATCGCCACTCCGACCGACCTGGCAGGGCTCACAGGAATCTTCTATTGCTTGACCTATACCGGCATGATCTTCCCCGCGGTGCTCACGCGGCTTAGTGATTTCTTCACCTATCCGCAGATGCTGGGATTCGGTGCGGTGGTGGCCGTTCTCTGCCTGGGGATCGTGAGTGTAACGGCTCGTAAACTCTGA
- a CDS encoding NAD-dependent epimerase/dehydratase family protein: MRTVVTGGAGFIGSHLTDLLIANGHEVVVIDNLSRGRLENLHDAQATGKLTFVEADLLDVDFNEFLAEHTPEVIFHLAAQIDVRHSVVDPLHDAETNILATIRIADAARQHGVRKVVFTSSGGSIYGEPTEFPVSEDIPVDPHSPYAASKVSGEIYLNTYRHLYGLDCSHIAPANVYGPRQDPHGEAGVVAIFSQRLLSGDATRVFGDGGNTRDYVYVGDVVRAFYLASGEIGGGMRFNIGTSVETSDRQLHTLVAEAAGSKDDPEFAPARLGDVPRSALSYGRAKEILGWEPEVDIKQGVANTVEYFRHN, from the coding sequence ATGCGTACTGTAGTTACCGGCGGCGCCGGCTTTATCGGATCACATCTCACCGACCTGCTCATTGCCAATGGGCATGAGGTTGTGGTGATTGATAATCTCTCCCGCGGCCGCCTGGAAAACCTCCACGATGCCCAGGCCACCGGCAAGCTGACCTTTGTGGAAGCCGACCTGTTGGATGTTGATTTCAACGAGTTCCTGGCCGAGCACACCCCCGAGGTGATCTTCCACCTGGCTGCCCAGATTGATGTCCGCCACTCCGTGGTTGACCCACTCCATGATGCCGAGACCAATATCCTGGCGACCATCCGCATTGCCGATGCCGCCCGCCAGCACGGTGTGCGCAAGGTGGTGTTCACCTCATCCGGTGGTTCCATCTACGGTGAGCCCACCGAGTTCCCGGTCAGCGAGGACATCCCGGTGGATCCACATTCGCCCTATGCGGCGTCCAAGGTCTCCGGTGAGATCTACCTGAACACCTACCGCCACCTCTATGGACTGGATTGCTCCCACATCGCACCAGCCAATGTCTATGGACCCCGCCAGGATCCCCACGGTGAGGCGGGAGTGGTGGCCATCTTCTCCCAGCGTCTGCTCTCCGGGGATGCCACCCGCGTCTTCGGTGATGGTGGCAACACCCGCGACTATGTTTATGTCGGCGATGTGGTCCGCGCCTTCTACCTGGCATCAGGTGAAATCGGTGGCGGCATGCGCTTCAACATCGGCACCTCCGTGGAAACCTCCGACCGCCAGCTACACACCCTGGTGGCAGAGGCCGCCGGCTCCAAGGACGATCCGGAGTTTGCCCCGGCCCGCCTGGGTGATGTTCCCCGCAGCGCACTGTCCTACGGCCGGGCCAAGGAAATCCTGGGCTGGGAACCTGAGGTGGATATCAAACAGGGTGTGGCCAACACGGTGGAGTACTTCCGCCATAACTAG
- a CDS encoding exonuclease domain-containing protein yields the protein MTKASFVIIDLETTGLSPTDRVVEIGLVHLDRDGHVERRWDTLIRPERTIPNTHAHGISTDDVAAAPTFGQVAAELVELLKGRIIVSHDVDFGLRFLVNEFSRLGVDLDFSINSLGTKELSQKYLPGGPSRLEDCLSAIGLEHPRPHVASADADATAQLFAHLLPMIGEDLRPVWPCHIPRRRFPDKVAMPCARDDVATTDPEGETVGIGRATTTLNHPDNSLGDHSGIFPWRSATAVDASSMQSIVREWIDRYPEHPLFQMSPVLSASLIPNLGEQRTEAMQFWVDRYPEPLTATVELLADIPGVDGFQLEEMVQRVVISALGSTDLDGDSLLSRQIDYDIAEPRTLLLPPELQTVWHWWILMGSTLDLTAAPEPVLAAMNVVDSLSEVAEVEQRLWGQVVSELSEFVAGDPRFRIIARDRFLGKATLDALGITMGITRERVRQLEKPLRERARSVGPMVQMIRAALVQRFAPFTTIEEIYREYPQLKAPSPFEGHSLLSAITGLSGDFELDGRWWQTTGVDAQIAEQLTEASDDYGIVEPEELATRLGVGERLLMDRLRETGRYRIGFYEGRVLTAITNYGDRCLAVLHLAGEALTSQQIIERLPTGNARSLSNALSIDDRFIRSAHDTWSLREWGLEEFTTIAGHIGKRLDENGGSYPLASLLEEAESLRISQSSIRAFATSGEYIVADGMITKPEIPVENTALPEEVKGLYHRDGAWHLLLTVTFDHLRGSGMAIHKGILALFGVPFLGKVAVPSRLGDQIIGWGRTNGTCSTIRRFLDDMGAKEGDRIWLCFDPENGFDVRPATPRQSPEDSDPRAELLNLTGLDDCITGNMNAVQILNTAIGLEFGAPLRRTVARLRHRNEEHLIPLVSNLSQAWSPRLDR from the coding sequence GTGACCAAAGCATCCTTCGTCATCATTGATCTCGAGACCACAGGGCTGAGCCCCACGGATCGGGTTGTTGAAATCGGGTTGGTCCACTTGGATCGCGATGGCCATGTTGAACGGCGATGGGACACGCTCATAAGGCCGGAAAGGACTATCCCCAACACCCATGCCCACGGGATCAGCACCGACGATGTGGCGGCTGCACCCACATTCGGGCAGGTGGCGGCAGAATTGGTGGAGCTTCTGAAGGGCAGGATCATCGTCTCCCATGATGTGGATTTCGGTCTTCGATTTCTTGTGAATGAGTTCTCCCGTCTGGGTGTGGATCTTGATTTCTCCATCAACTCCCTCGGTACCAAGGAACTTTCGCAGAAATACCTCCCCGGTGGTCCCAGCCGCCTGGAGGATTGCCTGTCCGCCATCGGGCTGGAACACCCCCGTCCGCACGTGGCTTCGGCAGATGCTGACGCCACAGCGCAACTGTTTGCGCATCTTCTGCCCATGATCGGGGAGGATCTGCGACCCGTATGGCCGTGTCATATCCCACGGCGCCGTTTTCCAGACAAGGTGGCAATGCCATGCGCCCGCGACGATGTTGCCACGACGGATCCGGAGGGGGAAACCGTGGGCATCGGACGGGCCACAACCACACTGAACCATCCTGATAATTCACTCGGTGATCATTCGGGGATCTTCCCGTGGCGGTCGGCCACCGCCGTCGATGCTTCGAGTATGCAGAGCATCGTGAGGGAATGGATTGATCGATATCCGGAGCACCCACTTTTCCAGATGTCTCCGGTGTTGAGCGCCAGCCTCATCCCCAATCTGGGGGAACAGCGTACTGAAGCCATGCAGTTCTGGGTGGATCGATATCCCGAGCCCTTGACCGCTACTGTTGAACTTCTGGCCGATATTCCCGGGGTGGATGGATTCCAACTCGAGGAAATGGTGCAGCGGGTCGTCATTTCTGCCTTGGGTTCCACCGATCTAGATGGAGATTCTCTGCTCAGTAGGCAGATAGATTATGACATCGCAGAACCCAGGACACTTCTGTTGCCACCTGAGCTACAGACAGTATGGCATTGGTGGATTCTGATGGGATCCACGCTGGATCTGACAGCAGCGCCGGAGCCGGTGCTCGCGGCGATGAACGTGGTGGATAGCCTCTCAGAGGTTGCAGAAGTGGAACAAAGGTTGTGGGGTCAGGTGGTCAGCGAGTTGTCCGAATTCGTGGCTGGGGATCCACGTTTCCGTATCATCGCCCGAGACCGCTTCCTCGGGAAAGCGACTCTTGATGCCCTCGGCATAACAATGGGAATCACCCGTGAACGTGTCCGCCAATTGGAAAAACCTCTCCGCGAGCGCGCCCGATCAGTCGGTCCCATGGTCCAGATGATCCGGGCAGCCCTCGTACAGAGGTTCGCACCGTTCACCACCATTGAAGAGATCTACCGCGAATACCCACAGCTGAAAGCTCCCTCACCATTTGAAGGGCATTCTCTGCTAAGCGCCATCACCGGGTTGTCCGGCGATTTCGAGCTTGACGGACGCTGGTGGCAGACCACCGGGGTAGATGCCCAAATCGCCGAGCAATTGACCGAGGCCTCAGATGATTACGGCATTGTTGAACCGGAGGAACTCGCCACCCGGCTGGGAGTCGGGGAGCGTTTATTGATGGACCGACTCAGGGAAACAGGCCGCTATAGGATCGGGTTCTACGAGGGCAGGGTTCTTACTGCAATCACCAACTATGGGGACCGTTGCCTAGCTGTGCTGCACCTGGCGGGAGAAGCTTTGACATCGCAGCAGATCATTGAGCGGCTCCCGACCGGCAACGCCCGCTCACTGTCCAATGCTTTGTCCATCGATGACCGATTCATCCGCAGCGCACACGATACCTGGTCATTGAGGGAATGGGGACTTGAGGAATTCACCACGATAGCCGGTCATATCGGCAAGAGGCTGGATGAAAACGGTGGATCATACCCGTTGGCCTCGCTCTTGGAGGAGGCGGAATCTCTCCGCATCTCCCAAAGCTCCATTCGGGCCTTCGCCACCAGCGGGGAATACATAGTGGCAGACGGTATGATCACGAAACCGGAGATACCTGTCGAGAATACCGCTCTCCCAGAAGAGGTCAAAGGTCTCTACCATCGGGACGGCGCCTGGCATCTGCTACTCACCGTCACTTTTGATCACCTCCGTGGCTCAGGAATGGCCATCCACAAGGGCATTCTGGCTCTTTTCGGGGTGCCATTCCTCGGGAAGGTCGCAGTCCCGAGCAGGTTAGGGGACCAGATAATCGGCTGGGGGCGCACCAACGGAACCTGTTCCACCATCCGTCGATTCCTTGATGATATGGGGGCCAAGGAGGGCGACCGTATCTGGCTGTGTTTCGATCCGGAAAATGGTTTCGATGTCCGACCGGCTACCCCACGTCAATCTCCCGAGGATTCCGACCCGCGTGCGGAGCTGCTCAATCTCACTGGTCTCGACGATTGCATCACCGGGAATATGAACGCAGTGCAGATCCTGAATACCGCCATCGGTCTAGAATTTGGAGCTCCACTCCGTCGCACCGTGGCGCGGTTACGCCACCGCAACGAGGAACATCTCATTCCACTTGTCAGCAATCTCAGTCAGGCATGGTCTCCGAGGCTGGACCGGTAG
- a CDS encoding DUF2304 domain-containing protein, which translates to MTDSTTQIIIQVLLLLATAGLSVYFLQNRRKARAKAWVKIGFVVFILAAVWAVLRPEDLTALAHFVGVGRGTDLLLYVLVVAFIFTTLSSYVRFRELELRYAKLARAVALQNPVLPEDSVQK; encoded by the coding sequence ATGACCGATTCCACCACCCAGATCATCATCCAGGTGTTGTTGTTGCTGGCCACGGCTGGTTTGTCGGTGTATTTCCTGCAGAACCGTCGTAAAGCCCGCGCTAAGGCCTGGGTGAAGATCGGTTTCGTGGTCTTCATCCTGGCCGCCGTGTGGGCGGTCCTGCGTCCGGAGGATCTTACCGCGCTTGCGCATTTCGTCGGCGTGGGCCGAGGCACCGATCTATTGCTGTATGTGCTGGTGGTGGCGTTCATCTTCACCACGTTGTCCAGTTATGTGCGTTTCCGCGAGCTGGAGTTGCGCTACGCCAAGCTGGCGCGCGCGGTTGCACTGCAGAATCCGGTGCTACCGGAGGACTCTGTGCAGAAATAG